A genome region from Cucumis sativus cultivar 9930 chromosome 4, Cucumber_9930_V3, whole genome shotgun sequence includes the following:
- the LOC101214654 gene encoding disease resistance response protein 206: MAFSTKNCITITVLALFLFSSSSCSALPMVKKQKHKPCKQLVLYFHDVLYNGKNAKNATSAIVAAPEGANLTILAPQFRFGNIVVFDDPITLDNNLHSNPVGRAQGMYIYDTKNTFTVWLAFSFSLNYTAYKGTINFVGADPILVKTRDISVVGGTGDFFMHRGVATIMTDAFEGEVYFRLRVDIKFYECW, translated from the coding sequence ATGGCTTtctcaacaaaaaattgtattacTATCACTGTTTTGGCTTTGTTcttattctcttcttcttcatgcTCGGCCTTACCTATGgtgaaaaagcaaaaacacAAGCCTTGTAAACAGTTGGTTCTCTACTTTCATGACGTTCTTTACAACGGAAAGAATGCCAAGAATGCAACTTCCGCCATCGTTGCAGCCCCAGAAGGTGCAAACTTAACCATTTTAGCACCACAGTTTCGCTTTGGAAACATAGTTGTTTTCGACGATCCCATTACTTTGGACAACAATCTTCACTCGAATCCGGTAGGTCGAGCTCAAGGGATGTACATTTATGACACGAAAAACACTTTCACGGTATGGCttgccttttccttttctctaaACTACACGGCATATAAAGGTACCATCAACTTCGTTGGAGCTGACCCAATTCTGGTGAAAACTAGAGATATCTCTGTCGTCGGCGGCACGGGAGACTTTTTTATGCACCGTGGTGTTGCTACCATAATGACTGATGCTTTTGAAGGAGAAGTCTATTTTAGGCTACGAGTTGACATAAAATTCTATGAGTGTTggtaa
- the LOC105435185 gene encoding disease resistance response protein 206, translating into MAFSTKNCITITVLALFLFSSSSCSALPMVKKQKHKPCKQLVLYFHDVLYNGKNAKNATSAIVAAPEGANLTILAPQFHFGNIVVFDDPITLDNNLHSNPVGRAQGMYIYDTKNTFTAWLAFSFSLNYTAYKGTINFVGADPILVKTRDISVVGGTGDFFMHRGVATIMTDAFEGEVYFRLRVDIKFYECW; encoded by the coding sequence ATGGCTTtctcaacaaaaaattgtattacTATCACTGTTTTGGCTTTGTTcttattctcttcttcttcatgcTCGGCCTTACCTATGgtgaaaaagcaaaaacacAAGCCTTGTAAACAGTTGGTTCTCTACTTTCATGACGTTCTTTACAACGGAAAGAATGCCAAGAATGCAACTTCCGCCATCGTTGCAGCCCCAGAAGGTGCAAACTTAACCATTTTAGCACCACAGTTTCACTTTGGAAACATAGTTGTTTTCGACGATCCCATTACTTTGGACAACAATCTTCACTCGAATCCGGTAGGTCGAGCTCAAGGGATGTACATTTATGACACGAAAAACACTTTCACGGCATGGCTTGCCTTCTCCTTTTCTCTAAACTACACGGCATATAAAGGTACCATCAACTTCGTTGGAGCTGACCCAATTCTGGTGAAAACTAGAGATATCTCTGTCGTCGGCGGCACGGGAGACTTTTTTATGCACCGTGGTGTTGCTACCATAATGACTGATGCTTTTGAAGGAGAAGTCTATTTTAGGCTACGAGTTGACATAAAATTCTATGAGTGTTggtaa
- the LOC101223205 gene encoding cation/H(+) antiporter 18, which yields MASNATAVTLCPTPMKATSNGIFQGDNPLDFALPLIILQICLVVALTRGLAFLLRPLKQPRVIGEIIGGILLGPSALGRNKNFLHTIFPSNSITLLDTIANIGLLFFLFLVGLELDLKSIRRTGKKAFGIAITGICVPFALGIGSSFVLRETISKGVNASAFLIFMGVALSITAFPVLARILAELKLLTTDVGRMAMSAAAVNDVAAWILLALAIALSGSDKSPLTAVWVFLSGCGFVVAAIVILSPVFKWMTKQCFQGEPVREIYICATLAIVLAAGFATDFIGIHAMFGAFVVGVLVPKDGPLVGALVEKIEDLVSSLFLPLYFVSSGLKTNVATIQGAQSWGLLVLVIVTACSGKILGTFLVSLLCKVPVREALALGFLMNTKGLVELIVLNIGKDRKVLNDQTFAIMILMALFTTFITTPLVIAVYKPARSAKIADYKHRKIERKNKNTQLRMLTCFHSAGNVPSIINLLEASRGTEKGEELCVYAMHLMELSERSSAILMVHKARKNGLPFWNKGQRSDSNHVIVAFEAYQQLSRVFIRPMTAISSMSDIHEDICATAERKRTAIIILPFHKHQRVDGSLETTRSSIRVVNQNVLEHARCSVGIFVDRGLGGTTHVSSSNVSLFITVLFFGGGDDREALSFGVRMAEHPGIRLMVIHFFVEPEPIGEITSADTVGNSLAKTVPQDDEFLSEFRHNASKNDSITYVERTIKTAAEAMSTVQELKHCNLYLVGRTPGLNSSFALNRNDCPELGPVGNLLTSLNFPITASVLVVQQYRSQLPVNSASDSADGESESA from the exons ATGGCTTCAAACGCTACGGCAGTGACCTTATGTCCGACTCCTATGAAAGCAACGTCAAATGGCATTTTCCAAGGCGATAATCCTCTTGATTTCGCTCTCCCTCTTATCATTCTGCAGATATGTTTGGTAGTCGCACTTACTCGTGGGCTTGCTTTTCTTCTGAGGCCATTAAAACAGCCGCGAGTGATTGGAGAAATTATC GGAGGAATACTTCTAGGTCCATCAGCTCTTGGACGTAACAAGAACTTTCTTCATACGATATTTCCATCCAATAGTATCACATTGTTAGATACCATAGCAAACATTGGATTGttattctttctctttcttgtgGGTCTTGAGTTAGATCTAAAGTCAATACGTCGTACGGGAAAGAAGGCCTTTGGCATCGCTATAACTGGAATTTGTGTTCCCTTTGCATTAGGAATTGGATCATCATTTGTCCTCCGAGAAACCATATCCAAAGGTGTAAATGCTTCTGCGTTTCTCATATTCATGGGTGTTGCACTTTCAATAACAGCCTTTCCCGTCTTAGCTCGTATTCTTGCTGAGCTTAAACTACTGACGACTGATGTCGGCAGGATGGCTATGTCTGCTGCAGCAGTAAATGACGTAGCTGCCTGGATCCTCCTTGCTCTTGCTATTGCGTTATCGGGTTCTGATAAATCTCCCTTGACTGCAGTTTGGGTCTTTTTATCTGGCTGCGGCTTTGTGGTGGCTGCCATTGTCATTTTATCCCCTGTTTTCAAATGGATGACCAAACAATGTTTTCAAGGGGAGCCTGTACGGGAAATCTACATATGTGCCACATTAGCTATCGTCCTAGCTGCTGGATTTGCCACAGATTTTATTGGGATACATGCTATGTTTGGAGCTTTTGTTGTTGGAGTATTAGTTCCAAAGGATGGACCATTAGTAGGTGCTTTGGTAGAAAAAATAGAGGATCTTGTTTCTAGTCTATTCCTGCCTCTTTACTTCGTATCAAGTGGATTGAAGACTAATGTAGCCACAATTCAAGGAGCACAATCATGGGGTCTTCTAGTTTTAGTTATAGTAACTGCCTGTTCCGGAAAAATCCTTGGCACTTTTCTGGTGTCCCTTCTTTGTAAAGTACCTGTTCGTGAGGCTCTCGCATTAGGATTTCTAATGAACACGAAAGGTTTGGTGGAGCTTATTGTTCTCAATATTGGTAAAGATAGAAAG GTTTTGAATGATCAGACCTTTGCAATAATGATTCTAATGGCtctttttactacttttattaCCACTCCCCTTGTCATTGCTGTATACAAGCCGGCAAGGAGTGCCAAAATAGCAGATTACAAACATAGGAAAATCGAacggaaaaacaaaaatacacaGCTTCGGATGTTGACGTGTTTCCATAGTGCAGGAAATGTTCCGTCGATTATAAATCTGCTCGAGGCCTCGAGAGGAACTGAGAAGGGAGAAGAACTTTGTGTGTATGCAATGCATCTCATGGAGCTGTCCGAGAGATCCTCAGCCATTTTAATGGTACACAAGGCCAGGAAAAATGGTTTGCCTTTCTGGAATAAGGGACAGAGGTCGGATTCCAACCATGTTATTGTCGCTTTTGAAGCTTACCAACAACTGAGCAGAGTATTCATCCGACCAATGACGGCGATTTCTTCCATGTCTGATATACATGAAGACATTTGCGCCACCGCTGAGAGGAAAAGAACTGCAATCATAATTCTTCCATTCCACAAGCACCAGAGGGTGGATGGTTCACTGGAGACTACTCGAAGCAGCATCCGTGTTGTTAATCAGAATGTTCTTGAGCATGCTCGATGTTCAGTTGGAATTTTTGTTGATCGTGGGTTAGGTGGTACAACCCATGTTTCGTCAAGCAATGTTTCACTTTTCATCACTGTTCTGTTCTTTGGTGGTGGAGATGATCGCGAAGCACTTTCTTTTGGAGTTCGTATGGCCGAGCACCCTGGTATTAGGTTGATGgttattcatttctttgttgAACCCGAGCCCATTGGGGAGATAACCAGTGCTGATACTGTTGGGAATTCTTTGGCGAAGACAGTTCCTCAGGATGATGAATTTCTGTCAGAGTTCAGGCACAATGCAAGCAAGAATGATTCCATCACATATGTAGAGAGAACTATAAAAACTGCTGCAGAAGCAATGAGTACAGTACAAGAGCTGAAACACTGCAATCTGTATCTCGTTGGTCGAACACCGGGTCTCAATTCAAGTTTTGCCTTAAACAGAAACGACTGTCCGGAGCTTGGTCCAGTTGGGAACCTGCTGACTTCACTGAACTTCCCGATTACAGCGTCGGTTTTGGTGGTACAGCAATATCGTTCCCAGTTACCCGTGAATTCAGCTTCAGATTCTGCTGATGGAGAATCCGAATCAGCATAA
- the LOC101202937 gene encoding cation/H(+) antiporter 18, with the protein MATVTTHNATAPAGVCPPAMKATSDGIFQGDNPLNYALPLAILQICLVVLLTRLLSFLLRPIRQPRVIAEIVGGILLGPSALGRNLAYLHTIFPPRSLTVLDTLANLGLLFFLFLVGLELDLKSLRRTGKRAMCIAFAGITLPFVLGIGTSFILRSTISKGVNEAALLVFMGVALSITAFPVLARILAELKLLTTDVGRMAMSAAAVNDVAAWILLALAIALSGTGNSPLVSLWVFLSGAGFIIFCTFAIPPVFQWMSERCSEGEPVKELYICATLSIVLAAGFMTDLIGIHALFGAFVVGVLIPKEGPFAGALVEKVEDLVSGLFLPLYFVSSGLKTNVATIKGAKSWGLLVLVIFNACFGKIVGTVSVSLLCKMPFSESLALGFLMNTKGLVELIVLNIGKDRKVLNDQTFAIMVLMAIFTTFITTPIVIAVYKPAKKHTKSNYQHRTIERKNPNSELRILACFHSYGNIPATINLIEASRGIEKKDGLCVYALHLTELTERSSAILMVHKARKNGVPFWNKGRVDSNQIVVAFEAFRQLSRVSIRPMTAISALSNMHEDICSSAETKRAAVIILPFHKHQRLDGSLETTRTDYRSVNRKVLEQAPCSIAILIDRGLGGGSHVNASNVSSTVTVFFFGGPDDREALAFGKRMSEHPGIRLHVVRFTPSTDFVTESVAVDVNNNSSEDSDGDNKALTSIAYEERNVSKGSQAVDAMKEFNKSNLILVGRCPEGEVVRSLNTNGGDCSELGPVGGVLALPEFSTMASVLVVQQFRGEQSVFPMESTSTSKGESTEDER; encoded by the coding sequence GGCGGCATCTTGTTGGGTCCATCGGCACTTGGCCGGAACTTGGCTTACTTACACACAATCTTCCCGCCGAGGAGTCTCACCGTATTAGACACATTGGCCAATTTGggtcttctcttcttcctctttctcgTCGGCTTGGAGTTAGACCTTAAATCCCTCCGCCGCACCGGAAAACGAGCCATGTGCATTGCCTTTGCTGGGATCACTCTCCCCTTCGTCCTTGGAATCGGTACCTCCTTCATTCTGCGATCAACCATCTCCAAAGGAGTCAATGAAGCTGCATTGCTCGTCTTTATGGGTGTCGCTCTTTCCATCACTGCCTTCCCTGTTCTCGCTCGAATTTTGGCGGAGCTCAAGCTTTTGACAACCGATGTCGGTCGGATGGCTATGTCCGCCGCTGCCGTTAACGATGTCGCAGCCTGGATCCTTCTAGCGCTGGCAATTGCACTCTCTGGCACCGGAAACTCCCCTCTCGTCTCCCTCTGGGTTTTCCTCTCTGGAGCtggttttattattttttgtaccTTCGCAATTCCACCGGTGTTCCAGTGGATGTCGGAACGGTGTTCTGAGGGTGAGCCGGTGAAGGAATTGTACATTTGTGCCACCCTTTCCATTGTTTTGGCTGCTGGGTTCATGACGGATTTGATCGGAATCCATGCCCTCTTTGGAGCTTTCGTCGTTGGTGTTTTAATTCCGAAAGAAGGACCATTTGCCGGAGCTTTAGTTGAGAAAGTTGAGGATCTTGTCTCCGGTCTTTTCCTTCCATTGTACTTCGTTTCCAGTggattgaaaacaaatgttGCAACAATTAAAGGAGCTAAATCATGGGGCCTTCTTGTTTTAGTCATTTTCAATGCTTGTTTCGGTAAAATCGTCGGAACTGTCTCTGTTTCGCTGCTCTGCAAAATGCCATTTTCAGAATCACTTGCTTTGGGGTTCTTAATGAACACGAAAGGCTTGGTggaattaattgttttaaacatCGGCAAAGATAGGAAGGTTTTGAATGATCAAACATTTGCAATTATGGTTCTAATGGCAATCTTCACAACATTCATCACAACCCCGATTGTTATTGCTGTCTACAAGCCGGCCAAAAAACATACCAAATCTAATTACCAGCATAGAACAATAGAGAGGAAAAATCCTAATTCCGAGCTTCGAATTCTTGCTTGCTTCCATTCCTACGGAAACATTCCGGCGACGATTAACCTTATTGAAGCTTCTCGAGggattgagaaaaaagatggGCTATGTGTTTATGCTCTGCATTTAACAGAGCTAACAGAGAGATCATCCGCCATTCTTATGGTTCACAAAGCACGGAAAAACGGCGTCCCCTTTTGGAACAAAGGTAGGGTTGATTCGAACCAGATCGTTGTCGCCTTCGAGGCATTTCGACAACTTAGCCGGGTTTCAATCCGGCCAATGACTGCCATTTCTGCTCTGTCCAACATGCACGAAGATATCTGTAGCAGTGCCGAAACGAAAAGGGCCGCCGTTATAATCCTTCCATTTCACAAACATCAAAGATTGGATGGATCTCTTGAAACGACGAGGACTGATTACAGGTCAGTTAACCGAAAAGTTCTGGAACAAGCCCCCTGCTCCATCGCAATTTTGATCGACAGAGGACTAGGTGGTGGGTCTCACGTCAATGCAAGTAACGTCTCTTCCACAGTCACAGTCTTTTTCTTCGGCGGGCCTGACGACCGTGAAGCTCTGGCGTTTGGAAAAAGAATGTCGGAACATCCCGGAATTAGGCTGCACGTTGTCCGATTCACACCCAGCACTGATTTCGTGACGGAATCCGTCGCGGTCGACGTAAACAATAATAGTTCGGAGGATTCTGACGGTGATAATAAAGCGTTAACGTCGATTGCGTATGAGGAGAGAAACGTGAGCAAAGGGAGCCAGGCCGTAGATGCAATGAAGGAATTTAATAAATCGAATTTGATTTTGGTAGGAAGATGCCCGGAGGGGGAAGTGGTGAGGAGTTTGAATACAAACGGTGGGGATTGTTCAGAGCTTGGACCAGTGGGCGGGGTGTTGGCATTACCGGAATTTTCGACGATGGCATCGGTGCTGGTGGTGCAGCAATTTCGCGGTGAACAATCAGTGTTCCCAATGGAGTCCACTTCCACTTCAAAAGGGGAATCTACCGAAGATGAACGTTGA